The DNA window AGTAACGGAGGAGCACGAAGGTTAGCTAATCCTGGTCGGACATCAGGAGGTTAGTGCAATGGCATAAGCTAGCTTGACTGCGAGCGTGACGGCGCGAGCAGGTGCGAAAGCAGGTCATAGTGATCCGGTGGTTCTGAATGGAAGGGCCATCGCTCAACGGATAAAAGGTACTCCGGGGATAACAGGCTGATACCGCCCAAGAGTTCATATCGACGGCGGTGTTTGGCACCTCGATGTCGGCTCATCACATCCTGGGGCTGAAGTAGGTCCCAAGGGTATGGCTGTTCGCCATTTAAAGTGGTACGCGAGCTGGGTTTAGAACGTCGTGAGACAGTTCGGTCCCTATCTGCCGTGGGCGCTGGAGAATTGAGGGGGGCTGCTCCTAGTACGAGAGGACCGGAGTGGACGCATCACTGGTGTTCGGGTTGTCATGCCAATGGCATTGCCCGGTAGCTAAATGCGGAAGAGATAAGTGCTGAAAGCATCTAAGCACGAAACTTGCCCCGAGATGAGTTCTCCCTGACCCTTTAAGGGTCCTGAAGGAACGTTGAAGACGACGACGTTGATAGGCCGGGTGTGTAAGCGTAGCGATACGTTGAGCTAACCGGTACTAATGAACCGTGAGGCTTAACCTTACAACGCCGAAGATGTTTTGGCGGGTTTGAGAGAAATTCAGCTTGATACAGATAAACAGAATTTGCCTGGCGGCGACAGCGCGGTGGTCCCACCTGACCCCATGCCGAACTCAGAAGTGAAACGCCGTAGCGCCGATGGTAGTGTGGGGTCTCCCCATGTGAGAGTAGGGAACTGCCAGGCATTAATTAAGTGAAGAGCCCATCCGTCAGGATGGGCTTTTTGCGTTTTTAAACACTAAACAAATCCTCTTCAATCCCAAGAATATTCTCCCTTTTCTACAACATAAAAGCCTGCGCAAACTCTCTTGCCCTCATATTTCACTTTATCCTTGGCCGGGCATTCGCATTAATCTTGAACACTCATATAACGAAATAAAATGTGATTATCGTCACATATAAAATTATAACAATTATATAACATTTAATTCACTAATTGATTTATCTGAATGAGTTGGTTCACCCGACGCGGCAGATTGCAGTTCTTGCTGGAGCAAAATTACAATGACAGAAAGTAGCATTCACGAACGCGGATCGCTTGATCATGCTGATACCCGGCGTCGTATATGGGCAATTGTGGGGGCATCATCAGGGAATCTGGTTGAGTGGTTTGATTTTTACGTCTATTCGTTTTGCTCACTCTATTTCGCACACATCTTCTTTCCTTCGGGAAATACCACCACGCAATTGTTACAAACGGCGGGGGTGTTTGCTGCCGGTTTTCTGATGCGTCCTATCGGAGGGTGGTTATTCGGACGCATTGCCGATCGTCGCGGACGTAAAGCTTCTATGCTGATTTCGGTATGCATGATGTGCTTCGGATCGCTGGTGATTGCTTGTCTACCGGGATATGCCACTATCGGGACCTGGGCTCCGGCATTGCTGCTGCTGGCACGCCTGTTCCAGGGCCTTTCCGTCGGCGGAGAATACGGCACCAGCGCAACCTACATGAGTGAAGTTGCGGTGGAAGGTAAGAAAGGTTTTTACGCTTCATTTCAGTATGTCACGTTGATTGGTGGCCAACTTCTGGCGGTGCTTGTTGTTGTCGCATTACAGCAGATCCTTAGTGATGAAGATCTTCATGCCTGGGGATGGCGCATCCCCTTTGCCCTTGGCGCCGTATTAGCCATCGTTGCTCTGTGGCTGCGTCGTCAATTAGATGAAACCTCTAAACAGGAAACTCGTGCGCTAAAAGAGGCGGGTTCGTTTAAAGGGCTATGGCGTAACCGTAAGGCATTTATTATGGTACTCGGTTTTACTGCCGCTGGTTCGTTAAGCTTTTATACCTTTACAACCTATATGCAAAAATACTTGGTCAACACTGCTGGTATGACGGCGGGTACTGCCAGCATGATCATGACCGCAGCCTTGTTCGTTTATATGTTGGTTCAACCGCTTTTTGGTGCTCTTTCGGATAAGATTGGCCGCCGAACCTCAATGCTCTGCTTCGGCGTATTGGTTACCGTCTTTACCGTTCCTATCCTGAATGCATTGCAGAGTGTGAGTTCACCGTATGCAGCATTTGCTTTGGTTATATGTGCGTTGCTGATAGTGAGTTTCTATACTTCAATTAGCGGGATCCTGAAGGCCGAAATGTTTCCGGCTCAGGTACGTGCCTTAGGGGTTGGATTATCTTATGCGGTTGCCAACGCGCTCTTTGGCGGCTCAGCGGAGTATGTCGCGCTGTCGTTAAAATCGGCCGGAATCGAGCACGCCTTTTACTGGTATGTGACCGTAATGGGGGCAATAGCTTTCCTGGTCTCCTTGACTTTGCACCGCAAAGGTAAAGGTCTGCGTTTGTAGAATTATTGATGGGCCAGCTGCCATACGGCATAGCCTGTAGTGGCACCCGCTACATCCCAGGCGAAATCTTTCCAACTCCAGCCGCTTCCTGCGGGGCGGCTGTCCCACAACTCTTTAGATGCACCTAAGCTCACGGAAAACATAAAACCGATAGCTGCACTACGATCGCGGCTATAGCCCTGGTGCTGGGCATATTCATTACCTGCAGCAGAGAGCATTGCTGAGGCGAGGAAATGCTGTGCTTTATCCTGGCCTTTCCAGGAGTCATTAGCCATATGACTACAACCGGTTAGCAATAATAGCAGAGCGATAATCACGATAATGCGCATATAAAATCCACAAAAAGCCCCACATATAGTGGGGCGGAAATTCAGAGGATACGGCTAATAAGACGGTCGATTCGGATACGTCTCAGACGCCTAATCAGCTTGCGAACTTTTACCGGGTAATCAGCAATGCTTTGCAAATCACGGTAGTGTTGGACGATTGTCGTATGCTTGCGAATGAGATTAAGCTCTTTTTCACGCACTGCGCCAAGTTGATGTTTCGGATCGTGGATAAGAATGGCATTTTCCAGATCAAGTCGCCATGCGCGAGGGTTCAGGTTATTTCCCGTCAGCAACATCCATTCGTCATCAACCCACATGCCTTTCAGGTGGTAGCTGTTATCGTCATCTTTCCATAAACGGACAATCAGTTGGTCAGTGTTGACATAATACTGCAGTCGACTCAGGAAGCGACGCAGATTAATTTCATAGAGATAGGGAAGTGCGCCGATGATTTTAAACGGCTGATCTTCTGGGATATAGAAATCGTTGGCCGTTTTATCGCCGACAATAATTTCAACTTTCTTTCCGCTACGTAGTAGCTGAATGATATTACGCACTAGTAGAGCGGGTAGGTTGAAATAAGGTGTGCAGATGGTCAACTTGTGCTCTGCACAGGGCATCAGATGGAAGATAGTTTTATTCAGCAGGCTTGATTTGCCTAAGCCAACCAGTGGTGTTACTGATAACTGATCTTCATCTGCGTCGCCGAGAAAATGGTAGCTGCTATCGCGAAGTTCCTGACGATACTGACGGATATCATTTTTGATTTCCGGACTTTTCGGTCGATCGGCCTTGTCCAGGCGATTAACCCCACGACCTTGCACCAGGTTATTCTCAACCCAATCGAACATAACATCGGCCATTTTACCGTTGCGAATGCACTGGTAGCGGTCATAGCGATACTTATCGTGTTGATGCAGGTAAACATCATTCAGACTCGCGCCGCTGTAGAGAACGCAATCATCAACGATAAAACCTTTGAAATGGAGAACGCCGAGTGCCTCCCGGGTATTTACCGGAACGCCATAAACCGGAATATCGACGCCGGGATTTTCCTGCGCCATACGGCAATACCAATCGGCATTGGTGTTTGAGGCCGCGGCACCTATACGACCACGCTGGGCTCGATGCCAGTCGACCAGTACCCGAACATCTAATTCTGGACGCTGACGTTTAGCGTCATACAGTGCCTGCAAAATTCCTTTGCCGCCATCATCCTGTTCCAGATAGAGCGCAATAATACAAATACGCTGGGTGGCTTGAGCTATCTTTGCCAGTAACGCTTGCCGAAAATCTGCGGGAGCGTAAAAAAACTCGATATCATCAACTGACTGAGAAAGCTTAGGGAGTTGGGCAAGGTGTTGTTGATGTTTATTTCGTTTAAATTTTGACAACATCACAGTGCGTTTCTTCTCTGTTTATTGAAGGGTCTTCTGTACCATGCAGACGACGTAAGCGGGCAATAATACCATTACTACCCGTTAAAGTAGTCAACAATTGCGCTCACCCGTTTATGATTGCGCTGGTGCAAGTTGTAGAGACAAACTGACAATTCCATCTTCCAACTGGATATCAACCGTAAATCCCAGCTTTCTGGCAAGGCCTATCATGCCTTTATTGTTAGGCATTGTGATGCCGTTAAGTCGTTGCAGACCGTGGTTTTGCGTATAAGCAATTAATTTTTCTAGTAGCCTACGGCCTAAGCCCAGACCTTTCAGGTCGGAGCGTACCAGCACGGCAAACTCGGCATCAATATTATCCGGGTCGGAGATCGCGCGAGTTACCCCGAGGATCTCATTTCCCTCTGCCGTTGCACGCACGGCAACAAAAGCCATTTCTCGATCGTAGTCTATCTGCGTCATATTGGCTAAATCGTCATGCGTAAATTCATTGATTTCGCTGAAGTAACGATAGTAAAGATCTTCCTTCGTTACTTGTCCGATAAAGGCCAGCAACTGCGGCTCATCTTCTGGAAGAATAGGGCGAAACAGGCAACGTTCGCCATTTTTCATTACCACCCACTCTTCCTGCTGTTGCGGATAGGGACGCACGGCCAGGCGGCTTTCGCTATCCCCGGTAAAAGGGGCAAGACTTAACGTGACATCAAGCGCAGTAAACTCGTGACCGGAAGCGAGTAAAGGATGGATGTCCAGGCGCTGAATCTCCGGGCAGTCGACAATTAAATTAGATACCTGTACCAGCAATTGACTCAGGCCAGGAATGTCTAATGGTCGTAGCGCGCTGCGACCGCGCATTTTTTTACTCTTGATTGCCTGAATGACCAGATAGCGCGCCAGGTTCATATTCAACGGCGGTAGCGCGACGGCAGCCTGATCTTCTGCACGCCACTCGACGCCGCCTTCACCCAGCATGATCAGTGGCCCGAAGACCGGATCGTGCTCCACTACCACTCGAAGCTCCTGTGCCCCGGCGCGGTTGGCCATACTTTGTACCAGCAGTCCGTGAATACGCGCCTGCGGCCAGGTCATTTTCACGCGATCGATAATAGCATCCGCCGCCTGCTGTACTTCGATGGCAGTACGTAGATAAAGCATAACCCCCTGAACTTCTGACTTATGGGGGATATCCGGCGAGCGTAGCTTCAGCGCCACCGGATAACCAATCTGCTCGGCGATATGTACTGCTTCAGCACTATCGGCAGCAATCCACGTCGGCAGAGTATGGATGCCATAAGCGCGCAGAACGGGGCTCACTTCATGGGTATCCAGCGACGTTGCGCCTTCATTGATTGCGCGTTGCAGCAAGTCTCGGGCTTCAGCAGTGTTGGCGGTTAACGAGTCTGACAGAACCGGCGTTTCCCGGAGCTGTTTTTGGTTACGTCGGTATTCCACCATGTGCATAAAGGCAGTAATAGTGCCCTCGGGAGTCCGATAAGTCGGTAGGCCCGCATCGCTAAACAAACGCCGTGCTTCCTGAGAAGAGAATTCGCCACACCAGTTGGTGAGAACGGTAACGTATTTACCGCGTGGGTGGCGTTTCAGGGCATCAATTAGCGCCAGTGCGCTTTCCGTTCCCGGTGCGGCGGCACTTGGGGCATGGATCACCAGCAGTGCATCATAGTCATGGCTATCAAGCAGGGCGTTCAGCGCATTAAGGTAATGCTCGCTACTGGCATCATCGCGGAGATCTAAGGGGTTGGCGATATCGATGCCAGCAGGTAATGCTTGGCGCAGTTTGTCGCTGGTCTCTTCGCTGAGAGCAGCAAGTTTACCATTTCGCAGCCAGAGCTCATCCAACGCCAGCGCAGCCGGAGCCGCTCCGTTGCTGATAATCATCAGTTTCTCGCCGCGCAGTGGGCGCATATGGCTGAGGGTTTCGACAGCGGAGAACAGCTCATGCGTGTCCTGTACCCGCAATAAGCCCGCACGCTGAATAGCAGCATCCCATGCAGGATCCATCCCTGAATTAACGTGCAGCAGTTTCTGCGCCGCCGGACTACGCCCGCTTTTAATCACCAGGATAGGTTTATTACGCGATGCGCTACGCGCCGCCGAAACAAAACGTCGGGCATCACTAATATGCTCAAGGTAGAGCAGAATGGCGCTAGTCTTGCTATCGCGAGCCAGGAAGTCGAGTAAATCATCGACGTCGATATCCAGACTGTCACCCAGTGCTATAAAGTAAGAAAAACCCATCTCTCGCTGCTGCGCCCAGTCGAGGATAGTGTTGGAGACCGCTGCTGACTGGGAAATAAACGCCAGTTTACCGCGATGAATTGGAACCGGAGAAAAGCTGGCATTGAGCCCCTGCCATGGCGCAAGCAGGCCGAGACTGTTTGGCCCGAGCAGCCGCATTTGATAGCGGGCGGCACACTTAAGCAGCGCAGGATATTGGTCGGGTATTGAAGACAGAATGATGCAGGTTTTACACCCTTTTTGCCCCAAGGCTTCCAGCAAATCAAGGTTTCTCCGGGCATTAGTGCACAGCACAGCAAGATCGGGTGTAAATGGCAGGCTGTCGATAGTCGGCCAGGCCAGCACGCCCTGAACCGCTTTCCAGGTTGGCGTCACAGGAAGCACAGGGCCATTAAACCCGCCAGCCAGCAGGTTGCGCATCATCAGATAACCGGCACGCTGTGGTTTCATTGATGCGCCAATTACGACTATCGACTTTGGCCGCAGCAATGCTTCCAGACCTCGTTGGCTCATACCGGTCTCCTTAAATCTCCAGTGACCGAATGATTTTAAACGTTTTCTGTCTGGTATGCTGTGATGCTGCCCTTATGCTGCGTTTTTCCTGCCAGATAGCGGGCCCTGAACAAGCTAAAGTGCTCGCCAAGCGCTGTGGCTGCGGGTTTATCTCCCGCGAGATCCAGCAATGCAATCGCCACTTCGGCAGTGCAGTATTGCCCTTGCGCATGGGCTTCCCGCAGGTGGTAAGCAGAGATACGGGACAGGTCAACGGAAATAATCGGCAGTGCATCCAGCCAGGGGCTTTTACGGAACATTTTTCGAGCTTCGGGCCAGGTACCATCGAGCATAATAAATAGCGGTGGTTTGCCCCCAGGTGGTGCATCAAGCACCTGGCGTTCGGTGCCGGCATAAGAAGCAGGAAAAACCACCATTGGTTGGTAATGGGGATTGGTGACTAAATCAAGCAACGCCTGTGGCGGCTCGGTGCGTGACCACTGGAACGCTTCGGTATTCGGAAGAGTATCGGCAATAAGGCGCCCGGTATTGCTGGGCTTCATCGGCTCGGTATCGAACATTACCAGACAAAAACGACTGGAAGCGGCAACCGGGTTGAGGGTCTCGCAAAGGCACTGTTTCAACGGCAGCAAGCAACGCTGGCAGCGGTGAATGCGGTTGCCGCGAGCAAGGAAAGGACGGGTGGCGCGAGCGAGGCGTTCAGCGCGAAGACGAAGGACGGCGTTATCAGTCATGGAGATCGCTAAGAAAAAACGCCATTGTCGCAGAGGTAAAAACGGGGCACAAGCAGTGCCCCGTCAGGTTTACTGCTGGCCGGCTTCGTTTAGCCAGCTATCGAAAGGCGCTTTAGGGACGGCACCGCTCAGCATATCGATGACTTCGCCATTTTTAAACATCATAATGGTCGGGATGCTACGAATGCGAAAGCGAGCGCTGAGTTCTCGTTCCATTTCGGTATTCACTTTCACGAAACGCATTTCGCCACTACGTTCTTCAGCTACATCTTCAAAGATCGGCGCGAAGTTACGGCAGGGGCCGCACCATGGCGCCCAGAAATCGACAACGACGGGGAGATCGTCCTTCAGTAGTTTATCCAGCGTTGCCCCGGTCGCGTTGATTACGTCGCCGTCAAAAAGATCGTGACCGCAGCGCCCACATTTTGCGCCATCAGCGCTACGATCGTCTGGGATGCGGTTCAGAGCCTGACAACTGGCACAAACGGTATTCATAACTAACCTCTGGTTATGGGTTGCAGCGTGGCACGTGGCCGATTTGTATCTGTAATGTTACATATTATCGATGGCTAGCTATTAAAGGACAATGTGTTTTGTTCGATGAATACGATAGACCCAGGCTTTTAAATGAAATAATGGCTAAGTGATGACACATCGGGTAATCTGCGCGCTTCGCGCAGCGCAGGTGGAGAAAATTGATGAGCGACGAACTGAAAAATAAAAGCGGCAAGGTCAAAGTGATGTATGTCCGCAGTGATGATGATTCTGAGAAACGCACCCAAAACCCGCGTACCGGGAAAGGGGGAGGTCGTCCAGGAAAATCACGCGTTGACGGCCGCAACCGCCCTGCGCGCGATGAAAGAAGTAGCCGCGGTGGTGACCGTAAACGTGACGATCGCAAGCGTGATGATTTCGGTGGTGAAGGCTCGTCTCCGTGGCGTACCGTGTCTCGTGTGCCTGGAGAAGAAAATCCGGTAAAAGCCGATCACGGTGGGATCAGCGGTAAAAGCTTTATCGATCCGGAAGTGTTGCGTCGTCAGCGTGCGGAAGAGACCCGCGTTTATGGTGAAAATGCCTGCCAGGCCTTATTCCAGAGCCGTCCAGATGCCATCGTGCGTGCCTGGTTTATCCAGAGCGTAACGCCTCGCTTTAAAGAAGCTCTGCGCTGGATGGCGGCAAATCGCAAAGCCTATCACGTTGTTGATGAAGCTGAACTGGCTAAAGCTTCAGGTACTGAACATCATGGCGGCGTTTGCTTCCTGATTAAAAAGCGCCATGGCACATCGGTTGAACAGTGGGTTGCTAAAGCTGATGCTGAAGATTGCGTTCTGGCGCTGGAAGATGTGGGTAATCCCCATAACCTCGGCGCGATCATGCGTAGCTGCGCGCATTTCGGCGTTAAAGGCGTTGTTGTGCAGGATGCTGGAGTACTGGAGTCCGGTGCCGCAATCCGTACAGCAGAAGGTGGCGCAGAGCACGTTGAACCGATCACTGGCGATAGCTTCATTGATACGCTCGAGAGATTCCGCAGCGCGGGTTACGCGATTGTTTCTACTTCCAGCCATAATGGTACTCCGCTGTTTAAAGCCGAGCTGCCGAAGAAGATGGTGCTGGTGTTAGGGCAAGAGAGTGATGGTCTGTCCGATGCGGCGATCTCCAGTGCCGATCTGAATGTGGCTATCGAAGGGACTGGTAATGTGGAGAGCCTGAACGTTTCTGTTGCTACCGGCGTATTGCTGGCAGAGTGGTGGCGTCAGAATAAGGCTTGATACCTTAATTCAAAGTAAAAAATGCCAGCACAGCTGTAATGCGAATGCTGGTATTTTTTTGTCCTGAATCTGAGCGATGATTGGTCCGTAGATTCATACGGACGGCCATTTACTCGTTTTCAGTTGGTAACACCGGAACCCAGTCAATCGGTGCTTCGCCGCGTTCAGCCAGCCACTGATTGGCCTGGACAAAATGGTTGCTGCCAAAGAACCCGCGATGGGCAGAAAGCGGTGACGGATGCGGCGCTTTCAGTACGCAATGGCGCTGACGATCGATAATCGCCCCTTTCTTTTGCGCATGTGACCCCCACAGCAGGAACACCACACCCTCCCGATGTTGGTTGATCAATGAAATCACTTTATCGGTGAAGGTTTCCCATCCGAGGCTGGCGTGTGAGTGCGCTTGCCCCAT is part of the Klebsiella huaxiensis genome and encodes:
- a CDS encoding MFS transporter; amino-acid sequence: MTESSIHERGSLDHADTRRRIWAIVGASSGNLVEWFDFYVYSFCSLYFAHIFFPSGNTTTQLLQTAGVFAAGFLMRPIGGWLFGRIADRRGRKASMLISVCMMCFGSLVIACLPGYATIGTWAPALLLLARLFQGLSVGGEYGTSATYMSEVAVEGKKGFYASFQYVTLIGGQLLAVLVVVALQQILSDEDLHAWGWRIPFALGAVLAIVALWLRRQLDETSKQETRALKEAGSFKGLWRNRKAFIMVLGFTAAGSLSFYTFTTYMQKYLVNTAGMTAGTASMIMTAALFVYMLVQPLFGALSDKIGRRTSMLCFGVLVTVFTVPILNALQSVSSPYAAFALVICALLIVSFYTSISGILKAEMFPAQVRALGVGLSYAVANALFGGSAEYVALSLKSAGIEHAFYWYVTVMGAIAFLVSLTLHRKGKGLRL
- a CDS encoding YfiM family lipoprotein gives rise to the protein MRIIVIIALLLLLTGCSHMANDSWKGQDKAQHFLASAMLSAAGNEYAQHQGYSRDRSAAIGFMFSVSLGASKELWDSRPAGSGWSWKDFAWDVAGATTGYAVWQLAHQ
- the pssA gene encoding CDP-diacylglycerol--serine O-phosphatidyltransferase; translation: MLSKFKRNKHQQHLAQLPKLSQSVDDIEFFYAPADFRQALLAKIAQATQRICIIALYLEQDDGGKGILQALYDAKRQRPELDVRVLVDWHRAQRGRIGAAASNTNADWYCRMAQENPGVDIPVYGVPVNTREALGVLHFKGFIVDDCVLYSGASLNDVYLHQHDKYRYDRYQCIRNGKMADVMFDWVENNLVQGRGVNRLDKADRPKSPEIKNDIRQYRQELRDSSYHFLGDADEDQLSVTPLVGLGKSSLLNKTIFHLMPCAEHKLTICTPYFNLPALLVRNIIQLLRSGKKVEIIVGDKTANDFYIPEDQPFKIIGALPYLYEINLRRFLSRLQYYVNTDQLIVRLWKDDDNSYHLKGMWVDDEWMLLTGNNLNPRAWRLDLENAILIHDPKHQLGAVREKELNLIRKHTTIVQHYRDLQSIADYPVKVRKLIRRLRRIRIDRLISRIL
- a CDS encoding bifunctional acetate--CoA ligase family protein/GNAT family N-acetyltransferase, coding for MSQRGLEALLRPKSIVVIGASMKPQRAGYLMMRNLLAGGFNGPVLPVTPTWKAVQGVLAWPTIDSLPFTPDLAVLCTNARRNLDLLEALGQKGCKTCIILSSIPDQYPALLKCAARYQMRLLGPNSLGLLAPWQGLNASFSPVPIHRGKLAFISQSAAVSNTILDWAQQREMGFSYFIALGDSLDIDVDDLLDFLARDSKTSAILLYLEHISDARRFVSAARSASRNKPILVIKSGRSPAAQKLLHVNSGMDPAWDAAIQRAGLLRVQDTHELFSAVETLSHMRPLRGEKLMIISNGAAPAALALDELWLRNGKLAALSEETSDKLRQALPAGIDIANPLDLRDDASSEHYLNALNALLDSHDYDALLVIHAPSAAAPGTESALALIDALKRHPRGKYVTVLTNWCGEFSSQEARRLFSDAGLPTYRTPEGTITAFMHMVEYRRNQKQLRETPVLSDSLTANTAEARDLLQRAINEGATSLDTHEVSPVLRAYGIHTLPTWIAADSAEAVHIAEQIGYPVALKLRSPDIPHKSEVQGVMLYLRTAIEVQQAADAIIDRVKMTWPQARIHGLLVQSMANRAGAQELRVVVEHDPVFGPLIMLGEGGVEWRAEDQAAVALPPLNMNLARYLVIQAIKSKKMRGRSALRPLDIPGLSQLLVQVSNLIVDCPEIQRLDIHPLLASGHEFTALDVTLSLAPFTGDSESRLAVRPYPQQQEEWVVMKNGERCLFRPILPEDEPQLLAFIGQVTKEDLYYRYFSEINEFTHDDLANMTQIDYDREMAFVAVRATAEGNEILGVTRAISDPDNIDAEFAVLVRSDLKGLGLGRRLLEKLIAYTQNHGLQRLNGITMPNNKGMIGLARKLGFTVDIQLEDGIVSLSLQLAPAQS
- a CDS encoding tRNA-uridine aminocarboxypropyltransferase, yielding MTDNAVLRLRAERLARATRPFLARGNRIHRCQRCLLPLKQCLCETLNPVAASSRFCLVMFDTEPMKPSNTGRLIADTLPNTEAFQWSRTEPPQALLDLVTNPHYQPMVVFPASYAGTERQVLDAPPGGKPPLFIMLDGTWPEARKMFRKSPWLDALPIISVDLSRISAYHLREAHAQGQYCTAEVAIALLDLAGDKPAATALGEHFSLFRARYLAGKTQHKGSITAYQTENV
- the trxC gene encoding thioredoxin TrxC, coding for MNTVCASCQALNRIPDDRSADGAKCGRCGHDLFDGDVINATGATLDKLLKDDLPVVVDFWAPWCGPCRNFAPIFEDVAEERSGEMRFVKVNTEMERELSARFRIRSIPTIMMFKNGEVIDMLSGAVPKAPFDSWLNEAGQQ
- a CDS encoding tRNA/rRNA methyltransferase, with the protein product MSDELKNKSGKVKVMYVRSDDDSEKRTQNPRTGKGGGRPGKSRVDGRNRPARDERSSRGGDRKRDDRKRDDFGGEGSSPWRTVSRVPGEENPVKADHGGISGKSFIDPEVLRRQRAEETRVYGENACQALFQSRPDAIVRAWFIQSVTPRFKEALRWMAANRKAYHVVDEAELAKASGTEHHGGVCFLIKKRHGTSVEQWVAKADAEDCVLALEDVGNPHNLGAIMRSCAHFGVKGVVVQDAGVLESGAAIRTAEGGAEHVEPITGDSFIDTLERFRSAGYAIVSTSSHNGTPLFKAELPKKMVLVLGQESDGLSDAAISSADLNVAIEGTGNVESLNVSVATGVLLAEWWRQNKA